gtcaTCATTCTGGCATGGGATAGGGCAGAGGTCTCCAGGACGTGGGCCGCCGTCCCGTCAGCATTCAATGGGGGCTCTCTTTTTCCTTCACTCTGCAAcgtttcttctccaagccctCGCTGAAAAACCGAAACACCGTCTTCACGGTGGGGAACCGCGGGAACATCATAACGTCAATGGAGTTGGAGGCGCCAATCATTGTCCCACACACGGCCCAGAAGAGCGACGTCAGGGTGAGACAATCCAGTGAGGGGTCGGGTGCATTAAACTTAAGATGCCGGTGGGTTGGACGGAGCATGGGCCCTAGGCTAATCCTTATAACGGGCACTCCCTCAAGAGCAGAGGCGAGGGAAGAGCTACAGACAAAATAAAGGAAGCATGGGCTAGCGTGACTGCAGGTCATGGCTACAGCTCCCCGGAAACCGAGCCCTAGTGGCAGACTGGTGGTCATCAGATACCATCCAGCAAGGCCACCGAGACCTTGGGGCTCAGGCGTTTTGCAAACAGTCTCGCTAGTTTTAGATGATTACAAGGCTTGGTAGTAAGACAGGGGGAATGGATTAAGCACGTGATGTTGTATATTCATATACCCAGGAGTGTGGAGAACCAATGAGGAAGAATCAAAAACTGACTGGGATAAGGAGCAAAAAATTCCTACAAATGGTCAAACCTCTATGGTTGGCAGTTGGGATTAATCGTTGGTGGTGAGGCCAGGAATATCTGGGCGGAACGGGTGGACCACTTGGTCCTTATCTAATGCTGTTTCTACCCTACCCCTTTGTCCGTTCCTCCGTCTCTGGCCTCCCCCATTCTTTTCTcgctctgcctcctcttcactctcctctgtCCCCAGTACCCTTTTGAGTCTCTGTTCCGCAGCCAGCACTATGCGCTCCTGGATAACAGCTGCCGAGAATATCTCTTCGTCTGTGACTTCTTCATGGTGACCGGCAACTCGGCTCAGGATCTCTTCAACTGTATCATGGGAAAAACCCTCACTATGTTTCTGGTAAACACCCCCCCTGCGCTCGGttctcgtgcacacacacacagactccttcTGCGCATATACCGTCCCCCTCACTCACAGACCTACTCCTGCACCGTGGAGGCCATTCTGACTTGTACGGTCACATCCTGTCACACTCGCTCACCTTctctgtgtcacacacacacacagggatagATTATGTTGCCTCCTGCTCTCCTTCTATCGCACCAACACTTGGACAAGTATGACTGGAAGTGATTGTTTGCTCTCTTGCGTCTCATGAACACGTATGACTGGGACGGATTATTCACGTTCCGTAACTCTGCATACACGTGGTTGGGACTGAGCATTCTCTCTGCCCCTTCTCCATGTCTTGTAGAAACACATGGACACCTACGTCTCGGACTGCTACGACAGCATCGCTATCTTCCTGTGCATCCACATCATCCTCCGGTTCAAGACCATCATGGCCAAGAGGAATATCCCTGCTGTGGACAAGTGaagtccttctcctcctctttcacactaccccttcccttctcctgtcactcctcctccccccacgtTCCTCATCCCTTTCTCATGTCGCTCCTCTCCCACTACGCTCCCTGTCCCTTCCCCAGCTCTCTatctgctctcccctcccccctcattggcTGTCCCCATCCTCCCTCTAACAGACTTCGTGACTTTCTGTGAAAGTGTGAGGAGGTCATTTCCCAATGCTTATTCCATGTctgttcacccttctctgcagATATTGGGACACATTGCTGGAGATCCTCTGGCCAAGGTTTGAGTTTATCCTGGAATTGAATATCCAGAGCATCCGAAACACAGACCCCCAGAAACTGGGATTCCTGGATACCCGCCCGCACTATGTGAGGGGATCCCTGtatttcgtgtgtgtgtgtggaggggttcCCCCTACATTAGGAGAACCTGCACTGCTTTCTGTTCTTGGGGCGGTAAGAACTGTACAGGTCTCCTCCGACCTCCcatctttctcttcccccccctttCAGATTACAAGACGCTACGCCGAGTTTTCTTCCGCTATTGTGAGCATCAACCAGACCTACCCTAATGAGAAGACGAATGCCCTGCTGGGACAACTCCAGGTACTCGCTCACGTGACACCCAGCACACACGCTCAATGCGGGAACCCTACaggcacactcacactcacactcatttTTGGGACCGCTACAGACACTTGGGCTCCATTCGGACACGTGACAGCCGCCCTTACCCACCATGAGCCCCCTCTGTCTATTTCCGTGCAGGTGGAAGTGGAGAACTTTGTGCTGAGAGTAGCTGCGGAGTTTTCTTCTCGGAAGGAGCAGCTCATCTTCCTCATTAATAATTACGACATGATGCTGAGCGTCCTGACCGTGAGAGagtttgtctgtctgtgttttaacGATTGTCCAACCCTCTGCTCTTCCGATTTCTCTCTCGTATGTTGCTAGAAATAAGCGGGTTTCTTAGGTCACGTCCTGCGGCGGCACCTGCCTCCCTGTTTCTTATGTCACGTCCTGCGGCGGCACCTGCCTCCCGGTTTCTCCCaagtgtctttctctctctcctcaatgTCTTCCCATTTCTGtgactctctctcttcccccagctGTTTCTGCCTCTTTTTTCCAAGTACGTCCTATTCATGACTCTCTCCATTTCTTATCTTGCTGGCTGGGTGTCCCAGTATTTCTCCTTAATCTCCGggtgacactctctctctctcccaggaacGAGCTGTAGACGATAGCAAAGAGGTAGAGATCTTCCAGCAGCTGCTGACTGCTCGCACTCAGGTGAGTGGCTCGCTTTGTCTTCCCCTTTGCGTGGGTTGACCGTTCCGCGTTAAGCCCTGCGAGTCTCACGGGGgggtcttgtctgtctgtctctttgtAGGAGTTTATCGAGGAgatcctttcccctccctttgGAGGTATGATTGCTTTTGTGAAGGAGTCGGAGTCGCTAATAGAAAAGGGGCAGCTCGAGAGGCTGAAGAATGAGGAAGGTAAGAGGTACAGGTGTGAGCTTGAACTCTCCTGTCCTCCTcagtttctttcttctctctttctctcccttaaGGATTTGCTATACTTGAAGGGGTGGAACATGGCTTCCCTTCCGTGCTCTCTCCTTagcctgcttctctctcctgtTACTTGTTGAGGGGGGGTGTCCGTCTCCGAGGACTGCGCACGCTCCTCCCCCACCTGTTATTTCTTGGTGTGCCTGCTCATGGTGGGTTCCTGGATGGAGGTCTCCTCGGGGGATGACACTCCCTACAGAACGGGTCATTGAATTGGTCTCTCCTGGTATATTTTTAGCCCAGGGGAAAGAAGTTGGTTTGGCGTCTCCACTAGGGATTATACCCTCCTCACTGTCTTCCCCTCCCCACGCCTCTCTGCTTTATTTTGTACTGGAGATTGTCTAATCGAGGTCTTCCCCCTGGGAATTACACTCTCCTCAGGACGCGTCACTCAGCTGGTCCGTGGATTTGCCGGCACCTGGAAGCAGTCGGTGGAAAACCTGAGCCAAGACGTAATGCGATCTTTTACCAACTTCAAGAACGGCACCAGCATCATTCAGGTAAGGGCAGAGTCGCAGagaggagcccccccccccccccagtgtgatGCATATTGCTGAGGGAGGGCAGCAAGCAATGAACTCCTGGctagtgatattttctttatttatattctaaCGTTTAGCCACTTCGAAGCAGATCACATttaggtactggaggtatttctgtccccagaggactcacaatcttatgtttttgcacctgaggcaacgCTGGCTGAAGTGACCTGCCcgaggtcacaagaagcagcagtgggatttgaaccctggcttccctgggttttgtagcctgctgctgtaaccactaggctcaCCTGGGCCATCTTATCCTAGGTCACACGATAAGACTCCAAGCCAGGAAACTCCACTTAACCTTTCCACTAAACTTTTCGTGAGCACAAATAAAGCTCAACAAGATCTTGGGAACGCTGATAACAATCAAAATAGCCTTGGTAATCCTTAGCTCTATCCAGGATGAGCCAGTGCATGAGACAGTACAGGGGGAAAAGGGATTAGAGTCCCTGCACACCCTCTCTTACAGCCCCTCTTCCTTTGTCTCCTGCAGGGGGCGCTGACGCAGCTCATTCAGTACTACCACCGTTTCCACAAGGTGCTGTCCCAGGCGCCCTTCAAGCACTTGCCTGTGCGCTCTGAGCTCATCAACATCCATCACCTGATGGTAGAGGTGAAGAAACACAAGCCTAACTTCTAGCCCCTTccccaggaagtgacatcatcattgCCCAGCGCATGCTCCGCAGGAAGTCAGATTGCAGTGCTGCAGCCAATGGGGAACCTGTGGCCCACTTCTTCTCGCTCCAGATTTGGTGGGGGGTGACCTTACACGCTGCCCCTGGATGGAAAACACCCTGGTTACAGAATGTTTGGGAGTTTTAATTTATTACACCGCACTTTTAAAGAGCAGGAAGTGATgaatctttcctttttttttccccacattggtatttttttgtttgtttttttaagtatatttttaaaaggggaaggagacatttttttcctgttttggtgGCATAGCCACACCATGGACTGCTAAATCTACTAAAGCAAGAGGCACACTCACTCAAGGATTACATTTTTGGCTACTGCTGGGGGGGAGTGTCATTcatggaggtgggggaaggggtgttTAACCTCACCCACACCTTACTCTTGCTCTTACTAAACTGGATTTACTGTGCTGGTGTCTCGTATTGCAGCTGCCTGTTAAGTGTCGGATAGCCTGGCCATTTTTGGCTGTGCAGACTGCGAGATCTTTGTTGATTCTCTCCATAAAAAGGTCACATTTTGGTTTTAGCTCCGTCCTTGCTCTCAGAGTAGCTGTGCCCATGAGCCTGAGAGGTGAGGCACCGTGTTTCATGCAGGGATATTATTGTCTGgacttggggggaggaggagctcTTGTTGTTCTTCCCATCCGATGCAGATGTAGACAATGGATGAGAGATACTGCCCCAATAAAGCTTTCACCTGGAAATCTCACGCACTGCTGCCTGCTCTTCAGTCTTTGGGGCAGGGGCAACATATCTCACTGTGGTGACTGCTGCCAAGGCGGCAGACGTTTAAGGGCACATTCTAGCTGCCACCGCTGCTCATGGGGCAAGCCTTCGGTCAGCACTTCTAAGTACTGGATTTTTATATCTAATCACAGCGGTTCACAATAACTAGATTATATTGTCCCTTCCATGGGGGAAGCATTGGGGATTCACATGTAGCATCCCTGCCACCCCTATGCTTTCCAGTAAGTCCCCATACATGGAACAGACATGCTTTGTATCTAAATTCCCTTTGGCCAGGCCTCCCTCTAACTCCCCCagacattgacacacacacaaatatggaACACTTGTGATTTATATCTAAATGTTGTGATGTGTGAAAATTAATAGCTGAAAGATCAGAAAGCAGGCAACCTCATACATATAACCAACTTCAAAAAAACAGGGAAAACCTTTCCCCAAAAGATTAACAGTCCAAATCCTCCCCTCCAAATCATTCTAAAACATTATTTCGGTATTGAGAAGGTCCCATGCCCGCATTTCAGGGAGGACCACCCCCAACCCTCACCCGCCGAGACGGTAATCCCACATCTCCCTTCCGATTTGGCAGCAGACCAAGGACCCAACGGTTCTGTTCCAAAGCAAGTAAGAGCGCAAGATTTTGGATGCCAAGGACATCATCGACCATGGTGCTTCCATCTAACCCAAGATACGGCAGACAGGAAGGAGCGGATCCCTCCCTCTACAGAAAGAAGCAGAGCCAGAGGTGTGGGGTAGCTCAGAGTCTTTTTCCGTCCCCTGCAGAGAGATGCCACGGACAGAAACAGCCGTGGAGGTGGGGACAGAGCTGCACTTTGCATCCTCCACTGCGTGTAGGGGGGGGGCTGCTCCTCACTTCTGCTCCTTGGTGGGGGCATAGTACAGCTCCAGGGGTTTGCTGACCTTCCAATACTTCTCATTCACTAGCTCCAGTGTCAGGGATCCATTCAGCGTCTGCACCCAAAAGAAGGGTAAATAATGAGAAAGAATTAAATAGCAGCCAAGAAGCACCCCACCCAAAAGAGAAGAGGTCAGGAAAGGCACATGTACCGTAAACTGTCCGCTAGCAGTGGTGATGTAGATGGTGTACTGCTTCTCGCTAACCTCCCCTAGGCTGGCAGCCTCGTTCTCTTCTccccgctgctgctgctcttcaagAGCAATCCTCAGTGCCAAGTATTTAGACAAATGGTCCACAGTCGCATTTGCCGTGGTCTTTACAAATCTGAATAGAAGGAAGAGAGGACAGGGCTGAGAGACAGCAGAGGTTTGGGGTATAGTGGGCAGAAGAGAGGGGTAAGGAATAGCACTGAAAGAAGGTGAAGAGCACACCAGGTGACACAGGGCTGTTCAAAAACGTGAGGGGCACATGGAAGTGACAGCACAAAAGGGAGGATGGTATAGATTGGAGGAGTGGGGTTTAGTGCTGAAAGACACagctctccccccacctcacctgGTCTGAGAATACTCATCCTTCTCCACAAGGAGTGGGTGTGGTCTGAAGACAAGTTCAATCTCACTACTTGACTCACTCCCACCCCCCTCATGTGAGTTGTCCAAGTCAGGGCAGGAGTCGTCAGAGGCTTTGGATCGCTTGCGACTGGGCCCAGCCTCCTGTGTGCTGTGCACAGAGGGGTTGCTGACATGGGAGCGGCTGTCGCAGTTGTCCTCCCCTCCACTGAAGGTGGTGTTGTCTGACTCATGCTGGTGCTTCCTCACCCTCTGAGCTCTGAGGACAGAGAAGGCAGGGTATAAGCTTGGCTTAGCATAAGGGGGGTTCCCTACCACCTCTCCCAAGCAGGGCTATCTCACCTGTGCATGGCCTGCATCTTCAGCCCCTCCTCGATGCTGCTACTTAGCGCGTGCTGGTTGTGCAGCCGACTCAGCTTGGCCAGGACGCGGTCCTGATGTGCTTCGTATTCATCCCGGCTCGGGTAGATCTTGGAGATCAAGGCATCAAAATTTGGGTCAGGCCTGAGGGAGCGCTTGGAAACTAGCTTTTTCCGACAGGTGGGGCACTCCTTGTTTCTGCAAGGGTACATGAGCAATGAGCTTAACGGATTGCTGGAGACCCAAGCTCAGCACCTTCCACCCAAAACAATCACTTCTGAGCAATACCTTATGAATGTAACTTCTGTTCTCCTTCATTGTGGGTCCATGACAATACAATCGTAACAACAACATAGGCACTCCCACCCTCCCATGCTGTACATTAGTGTGACAATACAATGTGTGTCATAACTGCACATGCATTCCTCCCTCTACTGCTCCCCTTACCCACTACGCAGAGCGGTGACGATACAGTCGCTGCAGAAACGGTGTAGGCACTCTTTGGTGGTCATCGTATTCTTCAACATGTCCAGGCAGATGGGACACATGAGCTCACTGTGCAGGCTGCGTGGGGACACAGCTATCTCCGTCCCATCCATAACAGCCTCCTGCAAAGGGAAGAAAGGGACGGTGTCAAAATCTAGTAAGGGCGGCCGCCCTCGGGCACAGACAGTGACAGAAGCAGGTGCCCTCAAGTGACCCCCAGCCAGGAGAACCAAAATGCCTTCTCCAGTTAGTGGCCGATGGAGAAATGTTTAGCcgagtctgtgttttgttttttttattatattcatGCACGGTTACAGTGTGACAGTATCTTGACAGTCACCCTCCCCGCCTCTTCTTTTCTTAGAGGGAAAAagcagcctcccctccccccacgtaTGGGCACATACTTTCTAGTCTTAAAGGGGAAAAtgggcctctcccccccccccccatacatatCTCTTAAAGGATCGGGTATCCCCCCCTCCCTCATTTTAAAGGGACGGCTGATCCCCCTCCTGTCGTCccttaaaggggggggggcgtCCCGCCAGTACCTGGGGGGTGCGGTGCAGCTCGTACAGGCTCAGCTCCCAGTTCTTGCTCGCGCTCTGCGCAGCCGCCGGAGCAGCCATGGCGATGGGCCCGGCGCgaggagagggggggtggggggaaagcgGCGCGTCCCCCTCGGGGCCCAGGACCCTCTTTCCTCTCTCAGGCCACCGCCGCCGCCAAAGGAGCCAACAAACCGGAAGTGCGAGCCCGtcttctcactcccccccccccccacgacgcAACTTCCGGGACTGGGAGAGCCGCGCTCCCGACCAATCAGGGCACAGCGCCGTTCATGTCACGTGCCCGAGTCCCCGGCTGCCAACGGCACCCGCCCTCCACTTCCGTACACAGAGGCCTGAGCCAATGGGCGGTCAGCTCGCGCGGCCGGCGGGAAATCGGGGTCCGAACCAGGTGGAAGGAAATTTAAGGTGAGCGAGCCGGATATGTCGCCCTCAAACTGTGATAAGTGCGTTGTAATAAACCTCCAGAGTCCCGGTTATACCATCTGCGCCATGtgataaaataacattaaatacatACCCTTAGAGACCCGAGTATATcacctgcaccatgtgatacaatGACGTTATATAAATATCCTTAGGGACCCAAAAATATcacctgcaccatgtgatacaatGACGTTATATAAATATCTTTAGGGACCCAAAAATATCACCTGCATCATGTGATACAATGACGTTATATAAGTATCCTTACGGACCCAAAAATATCACCTGCACCATGTGATAAAATGACGTTATATAAGTATCTTTAGGGACCCAAAAATATcacctgcaccatgtgatacaatGACGTTATATAAGTATCCTTACGGACCCAAAAATATCACCTGCACCATGTGATAAAATGACGTTATATAAGTATCCTTAGAGACCCAAAAATATCACCTGCACCATGTGATAAAATGACGTTATATAAGTATCTTTAGGGACCCAAAAATATcacctgcaccatgtgatacaatGACGTTATATAAGTATCCTTACGGACCCAAAAATATCACCTGCACCATGTGATAAAATGACGTTATATAAGTATCCTTAGAGACCCAAAAATATCACCTGCACCATGTGATAAAATGACGTTATATAAGTATCTTTAGGGACCCAAAAATATCACCTGCACCATGTGATAAAATTATGTTATATAAGTATCCTTAGGGACCCAAAAATATCACCTTCACCATGTGATAAAATGACGTTATAGGTTTTTTATCACATGGTGCAAGTGATATGTTTGGGGCTGTAAGAATATTTAcataacattttataacatggtgAAAGTATTTCTAAATTAAccctttgcttttgtgtttactaatgaggatgctctGGAGATACAGGTTCCAGAGATgcttttcaagggtgatgattcagatggactgaaccaaatcattgtgaacctggaagatggggtaggccaggttgacaaactgaagagtagcaaatcacctggaccggatggtatacaccccagggttctgaaggaactaaaaaaatgaaatttctgatctattagttaaaatttgtaacctatcattaaaatcatccattgtacctgaagactggagggtggtcagtgtaattccaatatttaaaaaaggcgccaggggcgatccgggaaactacagaccggttagcctgacttcagtgccaggaaaaatagtggaaagtgttctaaacatcaaaatcacagaacatatagaaagacatggtttaatggaacaaagtcagcatggctttacccaaggcaagtcttgccttgggtaaagccatggtacagagaagggctaccaaaatgataaggggaatggaacagctcccctatgaggaaagactaaagaggttaggacttttcagcttggagaagagacgactgaggggggatatgatagagaaaatgtcataatgcctctgtatcgctccatggtgagaccgcaccttgaatactgtgtacagttctggtcgccgcatctcaaaaaagatataattgcactggagaaggtacagagaagggcaaccaaaatgataaggggaatggaggaaaggctgaagaggttagggcttttcagcttggagaagagatggctgagggggggatatgatagaggtgtttaaaatcatgagaagtctagaatgggtaaatgtgaatcagttatttactctttcagataatagaaggactagggggcactccatgaagttagcatgaggcacatttaaaactaatcggagaaagttctttttcactctacgcacaataaagctctggaatttgttgccagaggatgtggttagtgcagttagtgtagctgggtttaaaaaaggtttggataagttcttggaggaaaaatccattaactgctattaatcaagtttacttagggaatagccactgctattaattgcatcagtagcctgggatcttcttggtgtttgggtaattgccaggttcttatggcctggattggccactgttggaaataggatgctgggcttgatagaccctcgggctgacccagtatggcatgttcttatgttcttaccctcaGAAACCCGGATATATTACCTTGACCATGtgataaaatgttataaaaatacCCCCAGAATCCTGCATCTATCACTTTCATTGTGTTATACCGGTATTATATAAACACCAGGGTCCTGGAAAGATCTTCctcattgtgtaattacagcattaTATGCATGAGGTTAGGGCTCTGTCCCCTTGACTGTGTGATATCTGGGAGCTATCAACGTGTCTTGTTGAAACAGATGTTGAAAGGGTTTGCTTCCAGCTCATTCAAACTTGCTTCTTCTTGGAAAGGGTGGTAGGATGCATGGACGGTTTCCCAGGGGAGGTCATGGTGGGAAGAACAATAAAAGTATTCAAGAAGACCCAGGGCAGGCCCAGAGGATCCTTGGTTGTCAGGAGGTGAAGGGTAAGATCTCATCCGCATTGTGCCCGGTTATGGAAGCTGTCCAGGGAAGGGCTACTAAAACGGTGTAGAGTCTGCAGCAAACCCTCCGCCCCCATGAGATGAGACTTAGGGACCTgtatatg
The DNA window shown above is from Rhinatrema bivittatum chromosome 19, aRhiBiv1.1, whole genome shotgun sequence and carries:
- the VPS52 gene encoding vacuolar protein sorting-associated protein 52 homolog, which encodes MAASMLRLPGPEEEEAVGEGGEQALSLNLGDLDLTSDEFILDEVDIHIQANLEDALVKEALKTGVDLRQYSKQVELELLQIEHASIKDYIKESQNITSLHNQITACDAILERMEQMLSTFQCDLSSISSEIQTLQEQSIAMNIKLKNRQSVRSELSQLVDELVVPSTMINVILETAVTEQGFLEQLHELNNKINYVKEQSFRETMACADVQDILDRLKVKAVTKIREFILQKIYSFRKPMTNYQIPQNALLKFRFFYQFLLANERSVAKEIRDEYVDTMSKIYLSYFKSYTSRLMKVQYKEVAEKDDLMGVEDTAKKGFFSKPSLKNRNTVFTVGNRGNIITSMELEAPIIVPHTAQKSDVRYPFESLFRSQHYALLDNSCREYLFVCDFFMVTGNSAQDLFNCIMGKTLTMFLKHMDTYVSDCYDSIAIFLCIHIILRFKTIMAKRNIPAVDKYWDTLLEILWPRFEFILELNIQSIRNTDPQKLGFLDTRPHYITRRYAEFSSAIVSINQTYPNEKTNALLGQLQVEVENFVLRVAAEFSSRKEQLIFLINNYDMMLSVLTERAVDDSKEVEIFQQLLTARTQEFIEEILSPPFGGMIAFVKESESLIEKGQLERLKNEEGRVTQLVRGFAGTWKQSVENLSQDVMRSFTNFKNGTSIIQGALTQLIQYYHRFHKVLSQAPFKHLPVRSELINIHHLMVEVKKHKPNF
- the RING1 gene encoding E3 ubiquitin-protein ligase RING1; the encoded protein is MAAPAAAQSASKNWELSLYELHRTPQEAVMDGTEIAVSPRSLHSELMCPICLDMLKNTMTTKECLHRFCSDCIVTALRSGNKECPTCRKKLVSKRSLRPDPNFDALISKIYPSRDEYEAHQDRVLAKLSRLHNQHALSSSIEEGLKMQAMHRAQRVRKHQHESDNTTFSGGEDNCDSRSHVSNPSVHSTQEAGPSRKRSKASDDSCPDLDNSHEGGGSESSSEIELVFRPHPLLVEKDEYSQTRFVKTTANATVDHLSKYLALRIALEEQQQRGEENEAASLGEVSEKQYTIYITTASGQFTTLNGSLTLELVNEKYWKVSKPLELYYAPTKEQK